Proteins encoded by one window of Primulina huaijiensis isolate GDHJ02 chromosome 1, ASM1229523v2, whole genome shotgun sequence:
- the LOC140972552 gene encoding uncharacterized protein, with amino-acid sequence MGNLLVLQEKVVKVMKVDGKILEYKTPIKVHQVLSEFTHHAISDQLPVLKHMHPNAEMIRGHLYYLLPLPVSPPPVKKQKKKKTVRFSDNLVDEIGEPTGVVRIKLVISKHEPQKMLREGAVSVDEMMTQVQKETKTKKIVSIERENGRITSKGSLPDLESISQVN; translated from the coding sequence ATGGGAAATCTCTTAGTTCTCCAAGAAAAGGTTGTCAAAGTGATGAAAGTAGATGGGAAAATCCTGGAATACAAAACCCCAATCAAAGTTCATCAAGTGCTATCAGAATTCACTCACCATGCAATTTCCGATCAACTTCCGGTACTAAAACACATGCATCCCAATGCAGAAATGATCCGAGGTCACTTGTACTATCTTCTTCCCCTACCCGTATCACCCCCGCCGGTTAAGAAgcagaagaaaaagaagactGTCAGATTTTCTGATAATTTGGTAGATGAAATAGGGGAACCAACTGGGGTTGTGAGGATTAAGCTCGTGATCAGCAAACACGAGCCACAGAAAATGCTAAGAGAAGGGGCAGTTTCGGTTGATGAGATGATGACACAGGTGCAAAAAGAAacgaaaacaaagaaaattgtAAGCATTGAGAGAGAGAATGGTCGCATAACTTCAAAAGGATCGCTGCCAGACCTGGAAAGTATTTCACAAGTGAACTAG
- the LOC140985626 gene encoding myb-related protein 1-like isoform X3, translating to MANYYIESSNMYHHLHHQGNIIHPSSRKSIPPERPLLVQGANGTEDSGLVHSTDAKPRLKWTPDLHERFIEAVNQLGGAEKATPKSVLKVMGIQGLTLYHLKSHLQKYRLGKNLHGQVNGGSNKAATGQRIPEANRMQMTDRNMATQTTNDIHLGEAVQMQIEVQRRLNDQLEVQRHLQLRIEAQSKYLQAVLEKAQETLGRQNMGGVVGLDVAKQTQTTQPTDLTNGGLSTCVGSTRDQEQYRDLKGLKPINVRAPTDPKEIDSKSWLPQTKLKRHEDPKESRKSFSVENDNLEMTFDRETNPINLSMRIGLQEGQWNSAGNFSFEMLKEADAYAKRFNQNTDGFKVEKQKTSTQLEMPALTTKLDQNSNDENIIASSRKRWDLNGFSWS from the exons ATGGCAAATTATTATATTGAATCCAGCAACATGTATCATCACCTCCACCACCAGGGAAACATCATTCATCCATCCTCCAGGAAGTCCATTCCTCCTGAAAGGCCCTTGCTTGTTCAAGGTGCAAATGGCACAGAAGATTCCGGACTTGTACACTCCACTGATGCTAAGCCAAGACTTAAATGGACTCCTGACCTCCATGAGCGATTCATAGAAGCAGTAAATCAATTGGGAGGAGCAGAAA AAGCTACTCCGAAGTCAGTTTTGAAGGTCATGGGAATTCAAGGCCTAACCTTATACCACTTGAAGAGTCATCTTCAG AAATACAGACTTGGTAAAAACCTTCATGGACAAGTCAATGGTGGGAGTAATAAAGCAG CAACTGGACAAAGAATACCAGAGGCAAATAGAATGCAGATGACCGACCGTAATATGGCAACCCAAACAACTAA TGATATACATTTAGGTGAAGCGGTACAAATGCAAATCGAAGTGCAACGAAGGCTAAATGATCAGCTCGAG GTACAACGCCATTTACAGCTCCGTATAGAGGCTCAGAGTAAATATTTACAGGCAGTGCTAGAGAAGGCACAGGAAACCCTCGGAAGACAAAACATGGGGGGAGTAGTTGGTCTAGATGTTGCCAAG CAAACACAAACAACTCAGCCAACAGATTTAACAAACGGCGGACTATCCACATGTGTGGGTTCTACGAGGGACCAAGAACAGTACAGAGATCTAAAGGGCTTAAAACCTATAAATGTTAGAGCACCTACAGACCCAAAGGAGATTGACAGCAAATCATGGCTTCCGCAAACAAAACTTAAAAGGCACGAGGATCCAAAAGAGAGCAGAAAGTCTTTTTCCGTGGAGAACGACAATTTGGAAATGACATTTGATAGAGAAACCAACCCCATTAATTTATCAATGAGAATTGGGCTTCAAGAAGGTCAATGGAACAGTGCTGGAAATTTTTCatttgaaatgttgaaagaaGCAGATGCCTATGCTAAACGTTTTAATCAGAATACTGATGGATTCAAAGTAGAGAAGCAAAAGACATCGACACAGTTGGAGATGCCTGCCCTCACAACAAAATTGGACCAGAACTCAAATGATGAAAATATCATTGCTTCAAGTCGCAAGCGGTGGGATTTAAATGGCTTCAGCTGGAGCTGA
- the LOC140985626 gene encoding myb-related protein 2-like isoform X2 produces MYHHLHHQGNIIHPSSRKSIPPERPLLVQGANGTEDSGLVHSTDAKPRLKWTPDLHERFIEAVNQLGGAEKATPKSVLKVMGIQGLTLYHLKSHLQKYRLGKNLHGQVNGGSNKAATGQRIPEANRMQMTDRNMATQTTNDIHLGEAVQMQIEVQRRLNDQLEVQRHLQLRIEAQSKYLQAVLEKAQETLGRQNMGGVVGLDVAKVQLSGLVSSTQCLNSNFSGIKELADMCLQQTQTTQPTDLTNGGLSTCVGSTRDQEQYRDLKGLKPINVRAPTDPKEIDSKSWLPQTKLKRHEDPKESRKSFSVENDNLEMTFDRETNPINLSMRIGLQEGQWNSAGNFSFEMLKEADAYAKRFNQNTDGFKVEKQKTSTQLEMPALTTKLDQNSNDENIIASSRKRWDLNGFSWS; encoded by the exons ATGTATCATCACCTCCACCACCAGGGAAACATCATTCATCCATCCTCCAGGAAGTCCATTCCTCCTGAAAGGCCCTTGCTTGTTCAAGGTGCAAATGGCACAGAAGATTCCGGACTTGTACACTCCACTGATGCTAAGCCAAGACTTAAATGGACTCCTGACCTCCATGAGCGATTCATAGAAGCAGTAAATCAATTGGGAGGAGCAGAAA AAGCTACTCCGAAGTCAGTTTTGAAGGTCATGGGAATTCAAGGCCTAACCTTATACCACTTGAAGAGTCATCTTCAG AAATACAGACTTGGTAAAAACCTTCATGGACAAGTCAATGGTGGGAGTAATAAAGCAG CAACTGGACAAAGAATACCAGAGGCAAATAGAATGCAGATGACCGACCGTAATATGGCAACCCAAACAACTAA TGATATACATTTAGGTGAAGCGGTACAAATGCAAATCGAAGTGCAACGAAGGCTAAATGATCAGCTCGAG GTACAACGCCATTTACAGCTCCGTATAGAGGCTCAGAGTAAATATTTACAGGCAGTGCTAGAGAAGGCACAGGAAACCCTCGGAAGACAAAACATGGGGGGAGTAGTTGGTCTAGATGTTGCCAAGGTTCAGTTATCTGGTTTGGTCTCATCCACCCAATGCCTGAATTCTAATTTTTCAGGAATAAAAGAACTTGCTGATATGTGCCTGCAGCAAACACAAACAACTCAGCCAACAGATTTAACAAACGGCGGACTATCCACATGTGTGGGTTCTACGAGGGACCAAGAACAGTACAGAGATCTAAAGGGCTTAAAACCTATAAATGTTAGAGCACCTACAGACCCAAAGGAGATTGACAGCAAATCATGGCTTCCGCAAACAAAACTTAAAAGGCACGAGGATCCAAAAGAGAGCAGAAAGTCTTTTTCCGTGGAGAACGACAATTTGGAAATGACATTTGATAGAGAAACCAACCCCATTAATTTATCAATGAGAATTGGGCTTCAAGAAGGTCAATGGAACAGTGCTGGAAATTTTTCatttgaaatgttgaaagaaGCAGATGCCTATGCTAAACGTTTTAATCAGAATACTGATGGATTCAAAGTAGAGAAGCAAAAGACATCGACACAGTTGGAGATGCCTGCCCTCACAACAAAATTGGACCAGAACTCAAATGATGAAAATATCATTGCTTCAAGTCGCAAGCGGTGGGATTTAAATGGCTTCAGCTGGAGCTGA
- the LOC140985626 gene encoding myb-related protein 2-like isoform X1 gives MANYYIESSNMYHHLHHQGNIIHPSSRKSIPPERPLLVQGANGTEDSGLVHSTDAKPRLKWTPDLHERFIEAVNQLGGAEKATPKSVLKVMGIQGLTLYHLKSHLQKYRLGKNLHGQVNGGSNKAATGQRIPEANRMQMTDRNMATQTTNDIHLGEAVQMQIEVQRRLNDQLEVQRHLQLRIEAQSKYLQAVLEKAQETLGRQNMGGVVGLDVAKVQLSGLVSSTQCLNSNFSGIKELADMCLQQTQTTQPTDLTNGGLSTCVGSTRDQEQYRDLKGLKPINVRAPTDPKEIDSKSWLPQTKLKRHEDPKESRKSFSVENDNLEMTFDRETNPINLSMRIGLQEGQWNSAGNFSFEMLKEADAYAKRFNQNTDGFKVEKQKTSTQLEMPALTTKLDQNSNDENIIASSRKRWDLNGFSWS, from the exons ATGGCAAATTATTATATTGAATCCAGCAACATGTATCATCACCTCCACCACCAGGGAAACATCATTCATCCATCCTCCAGGAAGTCCATTCCTCCTGAAAGGCCCTTGCTTGTTCAAGGTGCAAATGGCACAGAAGATTCCGGACTTGTACACTCCACTGATGCTAAGCCAAGACTTAAATGGACTCCTGACCTCCATGAGCGATTCATAGAAGCAGTAAATCAATTGGGAGGAGCAGAAA AAGCTACTCCGAAGTCAGTTTTGAAGGTCATGGGAATTCAAGGCCTAACCTTATACCACTTGAAGAGTCATCTTCAG AAATACAGACTTGGTAAAAACCTTCATGGACAAGTCAATGGTGGGAGTAATAAAGCAG CAACTGGACAAAGAATACCAGAGGCAAATAGAATGCAGATGACCGACCGTAATATGGCAACCCAAACAACTAA TGATATACATTTAGGTGAAGCGGTACAAATGCAAATCGAAGTGCAACGAAGGCTAAATGATCAGCTCGAG GTACAACGCCATTTACAGCTCCGTATAGAGGCTCAGAGTAAATATTTACAGGCAGTGCTAGAGAAGGCACAGGAAACCCTCGGAAGACAAAACATGGGGGGAGTAGTTGGTCTAGATGTTGCCAAGGTTCAGTTATCTGGTTTGGTCTCATCCACCCAATGCCTGAATTCTAATTTTTCAGGAATAAAAGAACTTGCTGATATGTGCCTGCAGCAAACACAAACAACTCAGCCAACAGATTTAACAAACGGCGGACTATCCACATGTGTGGGTTCTACGAGGGACCAAGAACAGTACAGAGATCTAAAGGGCTTAAAACCTATAAATGTTAGAGCACCTACAGACCCAAAGGAGATTGACAGCAAATCATGGCTTCCGCAAACAAAACTTAAAAGGCACGAGGATCCAAAAGAGAGCAGAAAGTCTTTTTCCGTGGAGAACGACAATTTGGAAATGACATTTGATAGAGAAACCAACCCCATTAATTTATCAATGAGAATTGGGCTTCAAGAAGGTCAATGGAACAGTGCTGGAAATTTTTCatttgaaatgttgaaagaaGCAGATGCCTATGCTAAACGTTTTAATCAGAATACTGATGGATTCAAAGTAGAGAAGCAAAAGACATCGACACAGTTGGAGATGCCTGCCCTCACAACAAAATTGGACCAGAACTCAAATGATGAAAATATCATTGCTTCAAGTCGCAAGCGGTGGGATTTAAATGGCTTCAGCTGGAGCTGA